From a single Leptospira neocaledonica genomic region:
- the rpoB gene encoding DNA-directed RNA polymerase subunit beta has translation MYGQVERKRVNFGKITNLDYLPNLIQIQKKSFDWFLQSEVKDPTKRKNQGLEAVFRETFPIESPNNDMVMEYSHYVLGEAKKSPQECKDTDATFALPLKAVIRLIIKETGEIREQVVYMGDLPVMTEQGTFIINGAERVVVSQLHRSPGIFFSYDEERDTYSARVIPYRGSWLEFEMDNKGILVAKIDRKKKFPATLLVKSLGHGTNEEILRLFYKSSKAKIGGASTKELKRLIGRRVIADVINMETGEVMLDAGSKINEDNISILKEMKVKEVELVEYPKDKDNPVLVNCLEKDGVNDYEDAVLKFHGIMRQGEPSTIENAEAELNRLFFSPKTFDLGDVGRYKINSKFEFNNPKEFTSAHERVLRPADIIETVRYLLNLISETENYYPDDIDHLGNRRIRSVGELIANQLKVGFTRVERVIKERMTVQEVGTQTPQLLISIKPITAVINEFFGSSQLSQFMDQTNPLAELTHKRRLNALGPGGLSRDRAGFEVRDVHYSHYGRMCPIETPEGPNIGLILSMSSYARVNDYGFLETPYRVVKNSKVSNNIEYLTADKEEYHSIAVSSSPVDEKGEFKNKLISTRHRSDYPFRNPNEIQYMDLAPMQVVSVSTALIPFLEHDDANRALMGSNMQRQAVPLLRQEAPFVGTGMETRAAYDSRICIISRYEGVVTYVDAEKVVIERKGGKESDTYDLTKFKKTNQGTCFNQTPVVGVVHSEIDGKVTKVSKEKIEVTADNGNIREYNLISGNKQYQPIVSSGEEVRRGTTIAGQIVSGERMDENGNILQKGTVLADGPAVDNGTLALGRNVLVAFMPWEGYNFEDAILISEKVVKDDIFSSIHIEEFEIQARETKLGQEQITRDIPNLSDKAFRDLDETGVIRIGAEVKPGDILVGMVTPKGETDLTPEYKLLHSIFGEKAKEVRDSSLRMPNGFEGTVIDIKRFSREKGDELPAGVEEMVKVFVARKRKLLVGDKMAGRHGNKGVVARIMAEEDMPYMEDGTPMDIVLNPLGVPSRMNLGQIFETQLGLAASKLGINFETPVFDGATEADVEKYCKEANLPLSSKFKLYDGRTGLPFMNEVFCGYIYMLKLAHLVDDKIHARSTGPYSLVTQQPLGGKAQFGGQRLGEMEVWALEAYGASHTLQELLTIKSDDMLGRARIYEAIVKGIHSIKPGIPESFNVLVQELRGLALDIVITDSEGNSVDISDYEDEYSKSKKKIKFETIENA, from the coding sequence ATGTACGGTCAAGTAGAGAGAAAACGGGTAAACTTCGGTAAAATCACCAATTTGGATTACCTACCTAACTTGATTCAGATTCAGAAGAAGTCATTCGATTGGTTTCTTCAATCCGAAGTTAAGGATCCCACCAAAAGAAAAAATCAGGGACTAGAAGCGGTTTTTAGAGAAACCTTCCCTATAGAAAGTCCGAACAACGATATGGTGATGGAATACAGTCACTATGTTTTAGGAGAAGCTAAGAAGTCTCCTCAGGAATGTAAGGATACAGATGCTACTTTCGCTCTTCCTTTAAAAGCGGTCATTCGACTTATTATCAAAGAAACCGGAGAGATCCGCGAGCAGGTCGTTTACATGGGCGATCTTCCTGTAATGACCGAGCAGGGAACTTTTATCATCAATGGAGCTGAGCGTGTTGTTGTATCACAGCTTCACCGTTCTCCTGGTATCTTCTTCTCTTATGATGAAGAAAGAGATACTTACTCCGCGAGAGTAATTCCATACCGCGGATCCTGGTTGGAATTCGAAATGGACAATAAGGGAATTTTGGTCGCAAAAATCGACCGTAAGAAAAAATTTCCTGCAACTCTTCTTGTTAAGTCTCTCGGACACGGGACAAACGAAGAAATATTACGTTTATTTTATAAATCCTCCAAAGCAAAAATCGGCGGAGCTTCTACGAAGGAACTCAAACGTCTGATCGGACGTAGAGTGATCGCTGATGTGATCAACATGGAAACCGGAGAGGTTATGCTCGATGCGGGTTCCAAGATTAACGAGGACAATATCTCCATCTTAAAAGAGATGAAGGTGAAGGAAGTTGAACTCGTAGAATATCCTAAAGACAAGGATAATCCTGTTCTAGTCAATTGTTTGGAAAAAGACGGAGTCAACGATTACGAAGACGCAGTTCTAAAATTCCACGGAATCATGAGACAAGGAGAGCCATCTACGATCGAGAACGCAGAAGCGGAATTGAATCGTTTATTCTTCTCTCCTAAAACTTTTGATCTGGGCGATGTAGGTCGTTATAAGATCAATAGTAAGTTCGAATTCAATAACCCGAAAGAATTTACAAGCGCTCACGAAAGAGTTCTAAGACCTGCGGATATTATCGAGACTGTACGTTACCTTCTCAACTTGATCTCCGAAACTGAGAACTATTATCCGGATGATATCGACCACTTAGGGAACCGTCGTATTCGTTCTGTTGGTGAGTTAATCGCAAACCAATTGAAAGTCGGTTTCACTCGTGTAGAAAGAGTGATCAAAGAAAGAATGACCGTTCAAGAAGTTGGAACTCAAACACCACAACTTCTGATCTCCATTAAACCGATCACAGCAGTTATTAACGAGTTCTTCGGATCCAGCCAATTGTCTCAATTTATGGACCAGACAAACCCTCTGGCAGAGCTTACTCACAAACGTCGTTTGAACGCTTTGGGACCTGGAGGTCTTTCCAGAGATAGAGCAGGATTCGAAGTGCGTGACGTTCACTATAGCCATTATGGCCGTATGTGTCCGATTGAAACTCCTGAAGGTCCAAACATTGGTTTGATCCTCTCCATGTCTTCATATGCGAGAGTGAACGATTACGGATTCTTGGAAACTCCTTACAGAGTAGTCAAAAACAGCAAAGTATCCAATAACATAGAATACTTAACCGCAGATAAGGAAGAATATCATTCTATCGCGGTATCTTCTTCTCCTGTAGATGAGAAGGGAGAGTTTAAAAATAAACTGATCTCTACTCGTCACAGATCGGATTACCCTTTCCGTAACCCGAACGAGATCCAGTATATGGACTTAGCTCCAATGCAGGTAGTATCCGTTTCTACCGCACTGATCCCATTCTTAGAGCATGATGACGCAAACCGTGCGCTCATGGGTTCTAACATGCAACGTCAGGCGGTTCCTCTTCTTCGCCAAGAGGCTCCTTTCGTGGGAACAGGAATGGAAACTCGTGCAGCTTACGACTCTCGTATTTGTATCATCTCCAGATATGAAGGTGTGGTTACATACGTAGATGCGGAGAAGGTGGTAATCGAGCGCAAGGGCGGAAAAGAATCCGACACTTACGATCTTACTAAATTTAAGAAAACCAACCAAGGTACTTGTTTTAACCAAACTCCAGTTGTTGGGGTGGTTCACTCAGAGATCGACGGTAAAGTTACCAAAGTCAGCAAAGAGAAAATCGAAGTGACTGCGGATAACGGAAACATTCGCGAATACAATCTGATCTCTGGTAACAAACAATACCAGCCAATCGTTTCCAGCGGCGAAGAAGTTCGCAGGGGAACTACTATCGCAGGACAGATCGTGTCCGGCGAAAGAATGGATGAAAATGGTAACATTCTCCAAAAAGGAACTGTTCTTGCGGACGGTCCAGCGGTAGACAATGGAACCCTGGCACTTGGACGTAACGTTCTTGTGGCATTCATGCCTTGGGAAGGTTATAACTTCGAGGATGCGATCCTAATCTCCGAAAAAGTTGTAAAAGACGATATATTCTCTTCTATCCATATCGAAGAGTTCGAGATCCAAGCAAGAGAAACCAAACTTGGACAAGAGCAGATCACAAGAGATATTCCGAATCTTTCGGACAAAGCTTTCCGTGATCTAGATGAGACCGGTGTAATCCGTATCGGTGCAGAAGTAAAACCGGGAGATATCCTGGTTGGTATGGTGACTCCGAAAGGGGAAACAGACCTGACTCCTGAATACAAACTTCTTCACTCTATCTTTGGTGAAAAAGCGAAGGAAGTAAGAGATTCTTCTCTTCGTATGCCGAACGGTTTCGAAGGAACTGTAATCGATATCAAACGTTTCTCACGCGAGAAGGGAGATGAACTTCCTGCCGGCGTAGAAGAAATGGTGAAAGTTTTCGTAGCTCGTAAACGTAAACTTCTGGTCGGAGATAAAATGGCAGGACGCCACGGTAACAAGGGTGTCGTTGCACGTATCATGGCAGAAGAAGACATGCCTTACATGGAAGACGGTACTCCGATGGATATCGTTCTGAACCCGTTAGGTGTTCCTTCTCGTATGAACTTGGGACAGATTTTTGAAACTCAACTCGGACTTGCTGCAAGCAAGCTGGGAATCAATTTCGAAACTCCAGTTTTCGACGGAGCTACTGAAGCAGATGTAGAGAAGTATTGCAAAGAAGCAAATCTTCCTCTCAGCTCTAAATTCAAATTATACGACGGACGTACCGGTTTACCTTTTATGAACGAGGTATTCTGCGGTTACATCTACATGTTAAAACTCGCTCACTTGGTGGACGACAAGATCCACGCTCGTTCTACCGGACCTTACTCTTTGGTTACTCAACAACCACTTGGAGGAAAGGCTCAGTTCGGTGGTCAGCGTTTAGGAGAGATGGAGGTCTGGGCTCTCGAAGCTTATGGCGCTTCTCATACTCTTCAGGAACTTCTTACCATCAAGTCGGACGATATGCTCGGAAGAGCAAGAATCTATGAAGCTATCGTTAAAGGAATCCATTCCATTAAACCTGGAATTCCGGAATCCTTTAACGTACTAGTGCAGGAACTCAGGGGTCTTGCATTGGATATCGTCATCACCGACTCGGAAGGTAACAGCGTTGATATCTCCGACTACGAAGACGAATATTCCAAGAGCAAGAAGAAGATTAAGTTCGAAACGATCGAGAACGCCTAA
- the rplL gene encoding 50S ribosomal protein L7/L12 — translation MSTTEALLEQLGKLTLVEAADLVKKMEEKFGISAAAPVAVAAAAPAGGGAAAADEPASFNVVLKGFGDKKIEVIKVVREITGLGLKEAKDLVEAGGKSVKDGVAKAEADDIKKKLEAVGAQIELKAV, via the coding sequence ATGTCTACCACTGAAGCGTTATTAGAGCAACTCGGCAAACTTACCCTTGTGGAAGCAGCCGATCTAGTTAAAAAAATGGAGGAGAAGTTCGGAATTTCCGCAGCGGCTCCAGTAGCAGTAGCTGCAGCGGCACCAGCAGGTGGCGGAGCAGCGGCAGCAGATGAGCCTGCTTCCTTCAACGTTGTATTGAAAGGTTTCGGCGATAAAAAAATCGAAGTTATCAAGGTTGTTCGCGAGATCACCGGTCTTGGCTTGAAAGAAGCAAAAGACTTGGTAGAAGCTGGCGGAAAGTCTGTTAAAGACGGCGTTGCGAAAGCAGAAGCTGACGACATTAAAAAGAAATTAGAAGCTGTCGGAGCTCAAATCGAACTTAAGGCTGTCTAA
- the rplJ gene encoding 50S ribosomal protein L10 produces the protein MPSQEKIEAVAELKGRLEKRSDFILASYSGLTVEEITNLRAKLRKEGSEMKVIKNNLFLLALKESEKHKDKNIAFGSEYQGPLAAIFADANLPSAAKILKEYAKTNKNLILKAGYLDGSVLNAEDVEAIAGLPSREQLLAQIAGGINGPARSIASGLNQIIAGLARAIQAVAEKNNQ, from the coding sequence ATGCCCAGCCAGGAAAAAATTGAAGCAGTAGCCGAATTAAAAGGCAGATTAGAAAAACGTAGCGACTTTATCCTAGCCAGCTACAGCGGACTCACAGTAGAAGAGATCACAAATCTTCGCGCGAAACTTCGTAAAGAAGGTTCCGAGATGAAAGTGATCAAGAACAATCTCTTTCTATTGGCACTCAAAGAATCCGAGAAGCATAAGGATAAGAACATCGCTTTTGGATCCGAATACCAAGGACCTCTAGCGGCAATTTTCGCGGATGCAAATCTTCCAAGCGCAGCCAAAATTCTAAAAGAATATGCTAAGACGAATAAGAATCTTATTCTGAAAGCGGGATATTTAGACGGGTCTGTTTTGAACGCGGAAGATGTGGAAGCAATCGCAGGTCTTCCGTCAAGAGAACAACTCTTGGCTCAGATCGCAGGCGGTATCAACGGTCCGGCAAGAAGTATCGCTTCTGGTCTGAACCAAATTATCGCAGGACTTGCAAGAGCTATCCAAGCAGTCGCAGAAAAGAACAATCAGTAA
- the rplA gene encoding 50S ribosomal protein L1 — MKRGKKYRAAKEKVDATKVYPIEKAVELAQATSYSKFDGTIEISTKVNYKSLQNVRGTISLPHGTGKLVRVLVFCKGDKQNDAKNAGAEFVGDMDLIEKVAGGWTDFDACVATPDMMKEVGKLGPILGRKGLMPKPKAGTVTNDVAKAVGELKSGRIEYRPDKGGVVHLGVGKVSFDQTKLVENIRTVVQTLLRDKPSDAKGDYLKTFSVSPTMGAGVKVDIKELVNTSI, encoded by the coding sequence ATGAAACGCGGAAAAAAATATCGCGCGGCTAAAGAGAAAGTCGACGCAACTAAAGTTTATCCGATCGAGAAAGCTGTAGAATTAGCGCAAGCTACTTCTTACTCTAAATTCGACGGAACGATAGAGATCTCTACGAAAGTAAATTATAAATCTCTCCAAAACGTGAGGGGAACTATTTCTCTTCCTCACGGAACCGGTAAACTGGTTCGTGTTCTTGTTTTCTGCAAAGGAGACAAACAGAACGACGCGAAAAACGCAGGTGCGGAATTCGTGGGCGATATGGACCTGATCGAGAAAGTTGCCGGCGGTTGGACCGACTTCGATGCTTGCGTTGCTACTCCTGACATGATGAAGGAAGTAGGTAAACTGGGACCGATCTTAGGACGTAAAGGATTAATGCCTAAGCCTAAGGCTGGAACAGTTACTAACGATGTAGCGAAAGCGGTTGGCGAGCTGAAATCAGGACGTATTGAATATCGTCCTGATAAAGGTGGAGTCGTTCACTTAGGAGTTGGAAAGGTCAGTTTTGATCAAACCAAACTTGTAGAAAACATTCGCACAGTAGTTCAAACTCTTCTCCGGGACAAACCTTCCGATGCAAAGGGTGATTATCTGAAAACTTTCTCCGTTTCCCCAACTATGGGTGCCGGTGTGAAAGTAGACATTAAGGAACTGGTCAACACATCCATTTAA